In Plasmodium relictum strain SGS1 genome assembly, chromosome: 4, a single window of DNA contains:
- a CDS encoding 40S ribosomal protein S30, putative, whose amino-acid sequence MGKVHGSLARAGKVKNQTPKVPKQDKKKPLTGRAKKRQLYNRRFSDSIGRKKGPNSQL is encoded by the exons ATGG GAAAAGTTCACGGTTCATTAGCAAGAGCAGGAAAAGTCAAAAATCAAACACCTAAAGTTCCTAAACAAGACAAAAAGAAACCTTTAACCGGCAGAGCaaaaaaaagacaattaTATAATAGAAGATTTTCAGATAGCATaggaagaaaaaaaggaCCTAATTCacaattataa